The stretch of DNA CTAAACACGCGATAGGCGTTGCCATCAACGGCCGGTACGGGTTCATTGAACGCAATACTAGCAATCGCACCCGCGGTATACGGTCCAATCCCAATCAACTCAGTCAATGCGGCGGCAGTTTGCGGCCACTGACCCTCGTAATCGGCCAATAACTGCCGCGCACAGCGTTGCATGTTACGAACCCGAGAGTAATACCCTAAGCCTTCCCACGCCTTTAACAACCGTTCCTCAGGCGCCTCAGCTAAGGCTGTAACCGTTGGAAACCAAGCCATGAAGCGTTCATAATATGGGATAACCGTTTGAACTTGCGTTTGTTGTAGCATGATTTCTGAGACCCACACATGATATGGCTCCTGATCACGACGCCACGGCAAATCACGGCCAGCAGTATCATACCAAGTTAATAAGGTCGTTTGAAACGCCTTAATAGTGGTTGGTGACCACTCGATCATGTCCATTCCTCCTTTATCCATTTTCGAAAAAAACGAGCCCGGGGGTTAGCCCAGACTCGTGACTTCATAAGTAAATTAATCTAACCGATCAGCTAGATCGACTAACGTTTTCTCATAATGATCCGTCACACTGGCATCCTGAAAATCAGCATTAAAGACTGCTAATGTCATATATTCGGGATACTTGACGATGACCGTTGCTAAACGATCATTGGATTGCGGATACTTCTGATCCTCGTTATTTAAAATATCTAAGCTTGCTTGATAACAAACGTTTGCCAAAAACAAATAATCGACAAAATAGTTAAAACCTAATTGATTTTTCAATTTAAAATGCGCGTCAGCATCGACCGTTTCCTTAATATTCGTTAAATACTTGGTTACGATTTCTTGATATTGACGCAACAACTCTTGTTTGGCCGCCGTATGTGTTTCGGTTGTCATAAATATTCCCCACCTAACTTCACTCTGTGAGAATTATAACATATGCCGTAACCCCAAATTAATGTTCTGAGCCAAACCAGCCAATTGTTGATATTGCCATTGACGTTCCGCTGTCACGGCTGCCGGATCATTCGGCTGCGTTAAATTAACTAACTTAATGCCTTGATCCGCCGCCCGTAAAGCATTTTCATCGACATACGCTGAAGCAATTGCCCAGCTGATACATTCCAAGGCAGCCGCACCAATCGAGCTCGTGCTATCCGCAATCATTGCTTCGACTTTGGCACTAGCCTGTCGAACTTGATAGACACTAGCTAAATTGACCTGCCATAATTCATTAGCGTCGATCGCCAACCGTAAACGGCGATCGCGCTGCTGATTGTCATCGACATACTGCATCGCTTTTTTCGCGATAATCAACGCCCATTTGGCGAGTTGTTGTTGTGAGAGTTCACCAGTTAACCCTTCGATTTGGGACCGTATTCCAGGGTCATCGTCAATCGATATCTTAGGGTGACTCGGTCTAAAACCTTCCGTCATCACGCATTCCTACTTTCTGCTAATCCTACGACTGTTCCAAATACTGAATAAGGCAATGGCGGCGAAAATGGCTAATAACCAATAATCGACGCTTGCCCCACTGGCAGTGGTCACTGCGGTTTTCTCCGGCAACAATTGGAACGACCCCACTACGGCCGCCAAGACACCCGTTCCTAATGAACCAGCATATTGTTGTGATAAATTGAATGCCGCATTGATATCCGCTTTTTGCTGCATGCTGACCTGCTTGCTGGCATTCGTAATCGTGTTCCCAAACGCAAAGGAAAAACCGACCCGCATGATCACGAAGAACACACAGATTAACCCTACCGTTAAGAACTCATGACTAACTACGAAAGCTATGCAACCAATCAGCATGGCCGTGACCCCACCTAATATCGGTCGGTACGCGCCATCTCGATCCATGATTCGTCCAGCTAATGGCGCCAAACAGGCCCCTAATAAGGCGCCTGGCAACAACATTAGTCCGGCAATAAATGACCCTTTACCCAAAACCAACTGGGCCACATTTGGTAAGATGAACGAACTACCGATATTAATGAATTGTAACAGAAAATAGGCCAATAAGTGCCAATCTACAATCAAATTACGAAAAATTTTTAAATCTAAGATATGAATGCTGGATTTGCGGTTGTAAATAACCAATGCAATGACCAAAAAAAGACCCGCTAATAAGAACAACCAAAATTTGGCACTCATAAATCCTGTTTTGCCAGCTTGATTAAACGCGAAGTCAATCACAATCAAGAAGGCCGAAAATAACACAAAGCCTACCCAGTCAAAACGATCTTGTGGTTCGCGGGCCGGCAAGTCTAAATGCCGAACACCGATAAAGAAGACCACCACCACGAGCGGCAATAACCACCAGAAAATTTCACGCCAAGAAAAGCTAGCCGTTAACCAGCCCCCATAACTCGGGCCTAGTGCTGGCGCTAAGGCAATAATCATCGCTGCCATACCGTTATACGTCCCAGTTTTTTCACGTGGAATCTGCGTCAAAATAATATGGAACATCAATGGCGTTGAAATGCCAGTCGCCAACGCTTGAATCACCCGTGCCCCCATTAATACCGGAAAATCCGGTGCTAAGGCTGCGACCACCGACCCCAGTGTGAAACAACCGATCGCAAATAAAAAGAGCTGCTTTGCCGGATAGCGTTTCAATAGGTGCGCTGAGGCGATCATCATCATGGTCACCACGAGCAAATACCCCGTCGTCAGCCACTGCACAGTATCCAAACTGACATGCATGGTTTTCATTAGTGTTGGAAAAGTCACATTCATGGAAGTTTCTACTAAGATTCCCATGAAACTTAGCAGCCCGGCTGCCACGATACTATATTTAATATTTTTTGATACTTTTTGAGTCACAATCTGCTTCCTTCCGTGCCTAGTGCTTGAAAACCACTGTTGACACTTATGTACACCCTTTATTCTAACAAAAGATTACGGCTATTTAACCACGTGTTGATTCTTAGCGCACCGTAGCCCGTTAAATAGCTCATTAATTGTCCGTCTCCGTGGACCAGCACGTTTGCTGTGAGGCAGACCTGCAGCCAAGAAGCGGTCTGCAGGGCGCTTTCAAGCCGCAACCCACGTCTTAAAAGTCGGCCAGACACTAACCTGGGTAAAGTCCACCCAGGTTAGTGTCTCGACACGGCAAACGAACTGGTCAACTCCGACGTTAAATAGCGATTGTGATTCAGGCAATAGTAAAGTCAGAATCTGACAAAAAGCCAATTAATATTAGGCTCACTATTTAGCGCAGGGCGGGCTGGATGATGCTCAGTGGTGAAATTTCTCTTTGCTGGTGAACTTCCAGCTTAGAGAAAGCCCGGCTTGTGAGACCGCTTTTTGGCTCACAAACGTGGCCACCACGTTCCAGCATCAGTCCAGACCAACCGGAACGGTAAGCTAAACTGATACTTATAAATATGATAGCTGCGAAGCACTAATCTCACACTTTTATCACAGCTACCGGCCATGAAAAAAAGACGGTGCCCCAAGTCTAACAACTCGGACCACCGTCTTAAACAATTTTTATTGAATTTCAATGTGATGCGTATCAGCCGCAGCCTTCTTTGGCAAAATCAACTTCAACACACCATCTTCATAATGAGCTTCAATCTTCGAAGCATCAACATCTGGTAGTGCGTATTGGCGACCAAAGCGACCCGTCCGACGTTCGCTGGCAATCATATTACCATCTTTATCGCTGTCATCGCTGATGCTATCGCGCTTAACCGCAATAGATAGATTGCCGTCACGATACTTCAAAGCAATGTCGTCCTTCTTAATTCCAGGAACATCGACGTGCATCTCATACTGTTCATCATTTTCTTTGATATCAGTTTTCAATACCGCGCTGTTACCAAAGTTACCTGAAAACGACCGTTCCAATCCATTTACTAAATCGTCCATTTTTGTTAAATCATTAAATCGATCAAATAAATCATTGTGCCAATTCATCATATCGTTAGCCATATCTAAATCACCCTTTCAACTTGATTACAATTTCTATCCTAAACATTTGAGTCATGAATGCAAGCATTTAGCACTCAATGTAAGTGAGTGCTAAATTCAACTTATTCCACTTGATAGGTACTCATGTCGACCGGAATAATTCGAACCACTTTATGCGGCGTAATCGTTATATTTTTAGTAGAACTTTGCCGCGGCCAGTGCGACTGTGGTCGATCCGCCAATTCAAGGCCAACCAACATCCGAATCCGATCCAAAATATCGGGCACGGCATACGCGTTGTTCCCTTGATTAAACGATGTCTGCAACATATTAATCTCAACTTGTAAGTGTTGATCATGATAACTGAACGTGACTGGCACATACACCAAGTCGGCGGTTGCGTTCGTTTCTTGTGCCAAAGTCTGATCCAGCGTGGCAATAAAGGCTGTGAATTTATCCATGCAAGCCACCCCCATCCATTGCTAATATTATACAGCGACCACCACAGAACAACCATCTTAATGCTGAAAAATAACGCCTTACGGTCAAAATGATTCATTTGCAGGCATTGCAACTTATTGTTCCAGCGTCCAATCAAGCCAGCTAAAATGATTAACGCTACTTTTTACTCAATTTATGACAAAAAAATAGATCAACCGCCGATTAGGGTCGTTGATCTATCTTCGTGATGAACGTCAGAAATTAGTTATTAGATAATTTCTTAGCATCTTCATCGATCGTTTCGAAACCGGAAACGCCGTTCTTCTTCTTTGGATGCTTTGCACGTTCTTCTTCAGCTTTTTGAATCATAGCCTTTTTTTGTTCTTTGCTAAGCTTTTGTGCCATGAGACTCGCCTCTTTCTTTTGGTAAACGGATTCATCATCCGCTACAAGACCATTATAGTGCTATTTGTCAAAAGTGTCACAGATATGCCCGAAAAGATTTAAAACCTTCTACTTGCATTCTGTAATTATAAGATTTACAGTTGAATTATTCAGGAGGGGATATCATGACAAAAGTACTAATTCTCGGGGCTGCGGGCCAAATTGCGCGCTTAGCTGAACAACAATTTCTTGCAGATTCCCAAGTAGAACTCACACTTTACTTACGAAATTCACAACGAGTTGCCGACTTGAAATCGGACCAGGTTCAGATCATCGACGGCGATACAACCGATGCTGCTAAGCTGACCAAAGCCATGCAAGGCCAAGATGTCGTATACGCTAACTTAGCTGGTCAAAATATCAAAGTTCAAGCAGAGACCGTTTTGAAAGCGATGCACACTGCTGGTTTGAAACGACTCATCTGGATCTCCACCTTGGGCATCTATGATGAAGTACCAGGTAAATTTGGCGAATGGAACAATGCCACTTTGGGGAGTTATTTAACCCGCTATTACAGTGCTGCGGAAGTTCTAGAAAATTCTGACTTGGACTACACCATTATTCGCCCAGCTTGGCTAACGAATAAAGATGAAATCGATTATGAAACGACCAGTCGTCATGACGCCTTTAAAGGCACCGAAGTTTCTCGGAAGAGTATTGCTGCGCTAGTCGTTAAGCTTGCCAAAAATCCAAGTGAATCAGTACGTGACTCACTTGGTGTTAACAAACCTAATACCGATGGCGATAAACCTGCTTGGTATTAATAAATTTATAACATGGTTAAAAATAAGCCGCTGTATTTCAGACGAAATACCGGCTTATTTTTTAATTTATTTTTCATTTTTGACCTGATAAAATCAACGTTTTGAAATTCTGGACCTTTCAAGTTGACGGCTTGAAAATGAGGTGTTAAATTGTAGACTCGTTTTGAAAAAATCTTGGATTTTCTGATCCATTTTTCAAGGAGGCACCACCTATGAATTTAAAATGGTTTGTTAAAAAGTTTAACGGTCTGACGACCATCCAACTCCACGATATTTATCAATTACGTGCCAAGACCTTTGTCCAAGAACAAGCGCGTAGCTACCAAGATCCTGATGATACGGATTTGGAAGCTCGCCATGTCTTTGCCTACGATGGCGATCAACTGGTGGCTTACGCCCGTATCTATGAACATGATGGCCTGGTCACCTTTGGTCGCATTACCACCGATAGCAGTTATCGTGGTACCGGCTTAGGCAAGATGCTCATGAACCATGTCATGGCAATTCTTAAGGTTCACTACGCGACCGCCACGATTGAAATCGATGCTCAGACGCAAGTTCAGAAATTTTACGAAAAATTCGGTTTAACCACGCAAGGTGAACCTTTCACAGACCTCGGCGCGGAAGTCATTAAAATGCAAGCACCAGCCCGCGCGTTGGTCCTCGCTTAAAACTAAGTCCAGCTAATCATTGACTAGCTGGGCTTTTTTGTAACCATTCATCTGGTCAACTATTGTTACGCTAGCACCAGCACAATTGTTCACGCAACAACCGATTAAAACGGACCACATAGGCCTTGTGAAAACGTTTAAAATAGGATTGCTGTCGTGTGATAAGTGGCGGTATAATAAGGCTTAGCAAAATCTTATCCCGCTAATAATAAAGGTGGAACTCTGATGAAAAATGATGATGACAGCTTAATAGTAATTTTGACTAAATTAGTCGTGCTGATTCCAGCAACTGCATTTGTGATCATGTTAATTATTGGCGTGATAATGTCTTAACGCATGATCTGACGTGTTTGTAGCGACTAGTAACAGGCTGTTAAGAGTCTGGGACAAAACCCCAGACTCATTTTGGTATTCCTAATATTTATAGCCGAAACGTGGAACAAAAGGCTGCGACCTCCGCTTAGCTACGAAAGTCAAACGATTGAAAATACCAATCATTCGACTTTCTAGGCTATGCTCGGTAGCAAAACGCCTTTTGTCCCACTCTTTATTTGTCGTGATTTTCGGCTAAATAATGTTTCAGCGCGACTAAGTCAGCATCAACCGTGGGTAAAATTCGCTTAAATCGGCGGCTGTACGATGGATGATATAACGGAAAGATAGGATAAACCGTCGCTGACCAATCGAATTTTTGTGTCACCGTTGACCAACGTCGAATCGGCGACTTCAATAATTGACCGTGAACGGCGCTGATTTTCACTTTAGGGCCCAGTAGTCGTTGTAACCCAGTATTGCCTAGTGGCACTAAAACGTGGCCTGTGAGTTGTGCGAGCTCAGAATCCAACAACGGTGCACTTGCGATGACTTCAGCACGGGTTGGACGACGGTCGCTTTTACGGCCGGTGGCACCGAGTTTGTAAGGTCGCGAACGAACGGCCCCGGTTAAATACACCTGATCACGGGTCAAACCGAGCTTTGCGAGCCAACGATCTAACTCGGTTCCCGCCGGTCCTTGAAAAGGATGCCCTACTTCTGCTTCCACCTTGCCTGGCGCCTCCGAGACCATTACGATCACTGGATCTAAGGCCCCTTCACCAGGCACGAAGCCTGCTAACTGATCAAATTGTTTTAACAGTGCGCGCCCTTGAGCTTGCTGCGCCGCCGTCAATAAAGTTGCCATAATGCCATCCCTCCACTTCGTTTGAAATCAATTTAACCCCAATAATGACCGTCGTCAAATGTACAGGACTTTTGTACCAAATATACAGGTTCACCCTCTAAAATCCCGTTTCATCAATGTTTTTGCTTAATTGGCCTTTTGTTAGCTAGACTTGATGAATTTTGTGTAATGTGTCACAATGTAAATTGTAAGCGGTTTACATACTAATTAAATTTTAAAAGTGAGGCACTAGTATTATGAAAATTAAAGCTGCTGTTGTTGATAAAGTTAACGACCCATTTGTCATTAAAGATGATATTGAATTGGCTGAGATGGGCCCAACCGATTTACAAGTTAAGCTAGTCGCAAGTGGTATCTGTCACTCTGACGAAGCCATCCGTAAAGGAGATGCTTCCTTAGGCTATCCAGTTATTCTTGGTCATGAAGGCTCTGGGATCGTTGAAAAAGTTGGCCCACAAGTTAAAAACTTTAAAGTTGGCGACCATATTGTCATGTCTTTCTATGCAGACGGGACTTGTGACAACTGTCTCAAAGGTATGCCAACGAAGTGCCGGAATTATGCTGACTATAATTTGAGCGGGACTCGTCCTGACGGCAGTGATCATTTCCAAGAAAATGGTCATCATGTCAGTGATATGTTCGATCAATCCTCGTTCACGACACATACCGTCATTGACCAACGTAACGCAGTTAAAGTTGATAAAGACTTAGACTTACGGCGCTTAGGGCCTTTAGGCTGTGGCTACGTTACCGGTAGTGGGACAGTGTTAAATAGCCTGCAACCACGTCCTGGGCAGACAATTGCCGTCTTCGGGACTGGCGCCGTTGGTTTAGCTGCAATGATGGCCGGCAAGATTTCTGGCTGTACCGAAGTAATCGCCGTTGATATCGTGGATTCACGGTTATCTTTGGCGAAAGAACTCGGCGCAACTCATACCATCAATAGCAAAAATGAAGATCCAGTGGCAGCTATCAAGAAGTTGACTCATGGCTATGGCGTTGACTTTACAGTTGATACGACTGGGGTTGAACCCGTCATGATTTCCGCTATTCAGGCTTTAGCACAAGGTGGGACCGCCGCATTGATTGCCGTCACCGCTAAAAATATTACGATCAGTTCTTGGAATGACCTTTGTGTCGATGATAAGAAAGTCATCGGTGTCAACATGGGGGATGCCATTCCTCAAGTCGACGTGCCTCGTCTGATCGACTTTTACAAGCACGGCATGTTCCCATTCGAAAAGACTGAAAAGTTCTACAAATTTGATCAAATTAACGAAGCCAACGCTGATTCTGTCAGTGGTAAGACCATCAAACCGGTTTTAATCATCGACGAAGATTACCAACCAGAAGCTTAGGCTAAATTTGCCACTTCGGTTCGTCTAGACGTCCTTATCGCAAAAGCTTTGAACTAATCTAAAAAGAAGGCTAGTAACTACTCGGATTATCGAGCACTTACTAGCCTTCTTTTTGTTAATACACCTTAACAAAATACCACCAACACCGAGTTACAGTCAGCAATATTTTAGCGTCATTAAGACATTTAGTCCAAACTTGGATCACTGCGGAAACGTTGTAAAATATAAATCGCAAAAACAACTAATACCGAGCCGATAATCTCAACAACACTGACTTTTAAGCCCAAGAAAATAATACTCAAAATAAATGTGACCACCGGTTGGACCGCATCCACGATACTAACGACCGCTGAAGGAGCAAATTGGAGGCTGTGTAATAAAGATAGAAACGCAAAAATCGTGCCAATCAAGACGATCGCCCCAATTGATAAAACTAAACTGGGGGTTACCTTGGGCGCACCTTGCCAAAGCGGATGATAGAGGTTAAACAGAAAACCCGCAATCAGGGTTCCCCAACCGAGAATTACGACGGGTGAATTTTCAGCCACAATTTTCCGTGGTAAGACCACATACAATGCCGCTGTCACGCCAGACAGCACACCCCAAACTAGCGCATCCATTGGAATCGCTAGTTCATGAATGTTACCACGAGTAATCGCCAGAAATACCCCTAACAATGACACACCAAAAGCAATCATATCCGTCCGTAAGGGTAATTCACGCTTGAAAGCTAACGTCCCTAAGACAATAAAAAGTGGGCTCAAATATTGCAAAATCGTTGCGGCTGCGGCCGTCCCTTTTTCAATACTGACATAGAAGCTATACATATTGGCCATCAAGCCTAAGGTCGCGTACGCTACTAGCTGCCCCACTGACGCCCAAGAACGAAAGACCTTGAAGATTCCCCGACCTTGTTGTACTGCCCCAATGGCTAATAAAATCACGCCAGCAGATAAGGTCCGAACCGATAGGAACCAATCAGCTGGAATGGCTTGATTTTGCGAAACAAATTGCATCACCGTTCCAGAAATCCCCCAGAGTGTGGAGGCTAACATCGCCCACATGATGCCTTGCATGTAACGACTGGTAGTTTTTGTTTTCAATTCTCGTTTACCCCTGTTTATAGATTAATGGCAATATTATACCGGGGCTTGATTAAAACTCACTGAAAATTTTAGGCCGATTTTCAATAAAAAAAGACGGATTCTAGCAATTTTGCCAAATCCGTTTCATCAATTATTTTATATTGATATTTTAGAATAACGTCCCGACATAATAGTGAATAAACATCGTAATAATCCCGACAATCACATTACGTGTCATCGCAGTCTTGATATTACCTTTACCTAATACCGCTGATAAATAACCAGTCAAAGCGACCGATAAAGAAACCGCCATGATGGTTCCAGGCCATTTAAGCGCAGTCGGTAAAAAGGTCATCGCAACTAATGGGAAAATCCCACCGGCCGATGCGGAGAACAATGATGAAAACGCCGCATCCCAGGGATTCATATAGTGTCCAAGCTTCATATCGTATTTAATGCTAACGACCGTTTCCAAGGGTTTCTTAGCTAAAAGGTCCTTAGCAATTTCCAAAGCGGTTCCTTCGGTGACTCCCAGTGTCATATAGTGGCGCTTAACGGCCGCAATTTCGTTGTCAAAATCGGTTTTTAACAACTGACGTTCTTTCTCAACGACGGCTTTTTCAGTATCCTTTTGGGTACTAACGGAGGCGTATTCGCCTGACGCCATGGAAAACGCGCAGGCAAGTAAGTCGGATAACCCGGCGATAAAAATGGTAAATTGATTGCTGGTTGCCGCCGCAACACTGAATAGCACTCCGACAACGGTTAAGATCCCATCATTGGAACCCAAGACCCCGGCCCGCAACGTATTCAGCTTTTCATCCATCGTTTGTTTGGACTTATCGGGCTTCGTTTTTGACATAATCATTTGCTGACTTCCTCTCAATTAGCACTACGCGAATAAGTGACCGATGAAGTAAGTCACTAACATCGTCAACAAACCAGAAACCACATTCCGAAACACACTGTGCTTCCGGTCGGCATTCCCCAAAATGGCCGCCGAATAACCAGTGATGGCTAACGCAATTGCAACCGCAACGACCGTCGCCAAAATTTTTATCCGTGGTGGGAAGAAGGTAATCGAAACCAGCGGTAAAATTGAACCAGTTGGGAATGAAATCATTGATGCAATTCCCGCAGCATAAGGGCTGATAAATTCATTTGGATTGAACCCGTAACGTTCGCGGACGGTCGTGACTAAGGCATCATCCTTCATCATTTCTTTAGTCGCTTGCTGGGCTAACGGTGCACTAATCCCCTGATCCACATACTTCTGTGTCACCATGGCACTTTCACCATCATAGTCATTTGCCAACGCTGTTTTTTGCCGTTTGATAGCCATCTTTTGGGCATCCTTTTGCGCATTAACCGAGACATATTCACCCATGGCCATTGAAATGGTCCCAGCCAACATCCCAGCTAGTCCTGAAATCAGGATAGAATAACTGTTGGTCGTTGCACCGGCAACCCCAACAACGATACCGGCAACGGATAGAATCCCATCATTTGCACCCATGACACTCGCGCGTAAAATGTTGACACGTTGTGCTAAGGTCATTTTTTGTTTCATAATTGTTAACCCCCATTAGCTACTTTGTAATGGTTCTTACCTAGTAGATGTTATTCCTTTTCCCACTGAATTGCAAGTTGTTCTTATTAAAAAAGTTATGTGTCCCTAACTTCGTTTCAAGTGTACCATCAATCGCATTGTTTTGTTAATCAAACTCGACAAAAAAACGCCTAACCTTAATTGGTTAGACGCTATATTGGTTAATTAACTGCTTTAAATTGTTGTTGACCCGCAAGTGCGTATTCCGTCGGTGTATCGGCGGTCATCACTGCTTCGGTCAAAGCAACCCGGGTAATCGTTTGATCATTGTAGGGCTGCATGTAAAATGCTGGTTCATTCATACTCATGTAAGCGCGATATTGCGTGTAATCATCGGAACCATCCGCCTTAACTTTAACTCCCTTGGGAATCTCAACCGAATTCAGCATGTGTGATAACGTATTAACCGCCGCTGCATCCGTATCAACTGTCTCCGTATGTTCACGGTTAAAGACGGTTCGAATAAAGCGGGATGGCGAGGTGTAATCGCCCGGCATGCCTAACGCGCCCGTCCCAGGACCAAAGGCATTCACCGTTAAGTCACCATATTGACGGCTCGCGGTATGTGGCATTGGTTGGAGTTCCACGTAGTTGCTCAAGTTCTTCAGATGCCAGTCAAAATCAGGTGAATTTGTCATGACACCGACTGGATTCTTCATATAATGCATGCCATCAGCTTCCTGTTCCAAGACGAACGTTTCGCCTTGGCGGTCACTAATGATCCAATGCAATGGCACAACAATGTTCAATAGTGGCGCAGCTGATTCCGTAATCGTTAAATCTGCAAGACGCTGACTTAGTTCAGCCGTACTCTTCACATTACCCAAAATCCACATCACAACTTCGTGTGGGGCCAAATTAATTTGACCCTCAACCGGTTCAGCCGCATAGTGGGCTTGACCAGCGAAATACAAGGCAGCAGCGCTAACGCCATATTCATTGACGCCGTCAACTAGGATATAACCATTCAGATCCCGTCCAGTCCCCGCAAAGCTATAAGGTGCATCAAAACCTGTTGCATTCGTCACACTCGTAAAATGATGTTGCCGGGGAATTACGACCGGCCGACCACCGAGCTCAAAGCCAAAATCCATTGTCCGGGCTAAAAACTGATCACCACCCGACGTTTGATACGTTAAACTTGTACACATGGGACTCACTTCCTTGATTTAAATAAGACTATTTTAGCACCTAAACCAAGGAGTTACACGCATTTACGACAATTAATTTACGGCCATCAGTTTATTTTCTAAGCCGCAAGGTCATCGCATTAATCGCCACGATCACGGTACTTAGTGACATAACCACCGCACCGACCATAGGGTTCAAAATAAATCCGATAGGTGCTAAGATGCCGGCAGCTAGTGGAATCGTGATGACGTTGTAACCAGCACCCCACCAGAGGTTCTGTGTCATTTTCCGTGTCGTTTGACGAGCCAATTCTAGGAATTCTACCACGTCATTAGGATTACTCTTGACTAAGACGATATCAGCTGAATCAATCGCAACGTCGGTCCCAGAACCAATCGCCACACCGATATCCGCTCGTGCCAAACTTGGCGCGTCATTGACACCATCACCGATCATCATGACACGACTGCCATCGGCTTGGTACTTTTGAACTAATTTTG from Lactiplantibacillus brownii encodes:
- a CDS encoding VIT1/CCC1 transporter family protein, which encodes MKQKMTLAQRVNILRASVMGANDGILSVAGIVVGVAGATTNSYSILISGLAGMLAGTISMAMGEYVSVNAQKDAQKMAIKRQKTALANDYDGESAMVTQKYVDQGISAPLAQQATKEMMKDDALVTTVRERYGFNPNEFISPYAAGIASMISFPTGSILPLVSITFFPPRIKILATVVAVAIALAITGYSAAILGNADRKHSVFRNVVSGLLTMLVTYFIGHLFA
- a CDS encoding choloylglycine hydrolase family protein, yielding MCTSLTYQTSGGDQFLARTMDFGFELGGRPVVIPRQHHFTSVTNATGFDAPYSFAGTGRDLNGYILVDGVNEYGVSAAALYFAGQAHYAAEPVEGQINLAPHEVVMWILGNVKSTAELSQRLADLTITESAAPLLNIVVPLHWIISDRQGETFVLEQEADGMHYMKNPVGVMTNSPDFDWHLKNLSNYVELQPMPHTASRQYGDLTVNAFGPGTGALGMPGDYTSPSRFIRTVFNREHTETVDTDAAAVNTLSHMLNSVEIPKGVKVKADGSDDYTQYRAYMSMNEPAFYMQPYNDQTITRVALTEAVMTADTPTEYALAGQQQFKAVN